A segment of the Nitrospina gracilis 3/211 genome:
CGCGATCATGAACACGATGGCGAGCTGGTACTTCACCGCTTCCAGGGGAGAACCGCCGGCGATGATGAATCCCGTCATGATGCCCGGCAGGTGAACGAGGCCGATCACCTTCATCGAGTCGAGGGTGGGGATCATCGCCGCACGCAGGGTATCACGCACCGCCCAGCGCGCCGCCTGCGATCCGTTCGCGCCGAGGGCAAGCAGGGTCTCGATGCGCCGCCTCTGGTGGCCCAGTTCCGCCGTCAACCGGTTCAGCGCCAGTGACGCGGTGTTCATGGAATTGCCGATGATCATGCCGCCCAGCGGGATGATGTACTTCGCCTCATGCTCGATCACCCCGGCGAAGGTTAGAATGCCGAAGGTCACGCCGGAGCCGATGAGGATGCCGGTGAATGCCAGCAGGTAGGAGTTCGGGACGGTCTGGCCGCGCTTGCCGGAAATAGATGCCGCCACCCCGCACATGAAC
Coding sequences within it:
- a CDS encoding ABC transporter permease, encoding MRVEALLLCYGLVIVSLLVSYYNRLGLEKDVFYASARATVQLVIMGFLLEAIFTLEQIWALLLILLFMCGVAASISGKRGQTVPNSYLLAFTGILIGSGVTFGILTFAGVIEHEAKYIIPLGGMIIGNSMNTASLALNRLTAELGHQRRRIETLLALGANGSQAARWAVRDTLRAAMIPTLDSMKVIGLVHLPGIMTGFIIAGGSPLEAVKYQLAIVFMIAGTSSLTGMLVTLLAVRYCFSRDMRLLDRFRPQAEMG